In Sulfolobales archaeon, one DNA window encodes the following:
- a CDS encoding replication factor C large subunit, translating to MAGWHNVSSKLPWVIKYRPRTLRDYLDQDEAKEALLKWIKNFANEKKKAVLLYGPPGVGKTTLVECLARDMGFELIEMNASDFRRGRDIDRIALKASDKLSLVGRGKMILLDEVDGIYERVDSGAIETILELIKNTRYPVIMTANDPWAPQLRSLRDNVLMIELKRLGKRVVIDLMKRICSNEKIECSDDALDFIYELSQGDLRSAINDLQSVAEGFGKVDLDLAKNLLRRRDRELDPFETLRSIFRAKYAWQARSAITQTNLDRDMLIEWLNENLPNQIQDPEDLWRAYESLSKATVYLSRIIRSGDWDLLSYALDLMGPGVAFSIKNNEKDRWRWVKYDFPERIRELSRTKESREILNSIASLIASREHVSRARAKTEIIPYLRVIFRNNPDHAAKLVLGLGLTDSMVKFLAGDKSSEILRKVKEIQKKISESVEGEKKVEKTEEPRKEKAEKKPSTTQPSGLDRWWKK from the coding sequence GGGGTGGCACAACGTAAGCAGTAAACTTCCATGGGTTATAAAATACAGACCTAGAACTCTAAGAGACTACCTGGATCAAGACGAAGCTAAGGAAGCCCTACTTAAGTGGATTAAGAATTTTGCAAATGAGAAGAAAAAAGCGGTACTACTCTACGGACCTCCTGGTGTTGGTAAGACTACGCTTGTTGAGTGTCTGGCGAGAGATATGGGTTTTGAACTTATTGAGATGAATGCCAGTGATTTTAGAAGAGGTAGAGATATAGATAGAATCGCTTTGAAGGCTTCAGATAAGCTGAGCTTAGTAGGTAGGGGGAAGATGATTCTTTTGGACGAGGTTGATGGAATATATGAGAGAGTTGATTCAGGGGCTATAGAAACTATTCTCGAGCTTATTAAAAACACTAGATACCCTGTAATAATGACTGCAAACGATCCATGGGCTCCTCAGCTGAGAAGCTTGAGAGATAACGTGCTTATGATCGAATTGAAGAGACTTGGCAAGAGAGTTGTAATAGATCTTATGAAGAGAATATGTTCTAACGAGAAGATAGAGTGCAGTGATGATGCTCTAGATTTCATATACGAGCTCTCTCAAGGAGATCTTAGATCTGCTATAAATGATCTTCAGTCTGTAGCAGAAGGTTTCGGGAAAGTAGATCTGGATCTCGCAAAGAATCTTCTCAGAAGAAGAGATAGAGAGCTAGATCCATTTGAAACACTGAGAAGTATTTTTAGAGCTAAGTATGCTTGGCAAGCTAGAAGTGCTATCACGCAAACTAATCTAGATAGAGATATGCTTATTGAATGGCTTAATGAAAATCTACCTAATCAAATACAAGATCCTGAGGATCTATGGAGAGCTTATGAGAGTCTCTCAAAAGCTACTGTATATCTCTCTAGAATCATAAGAAGCGGGGATTGGGATCTCCTCTCCTATGCCTTAGATCTCATGGGACCGGGAGTAGCATTTTCTATAAAGAATAATGAGAAAGATAGATGGAGATGGGTTAAATATGATTTCCCAGAAAGGATCAGAGAACTGAGTAGAACTAAAGAAAGTAGAGAGATTCTCAATTCAATAGCATCATTAATAGCATCAAGAGAACATGTATCGAGAGCAAGAGCTAAGACTGAGATAATACCCTACCTGAGAGTGATCTTTCGTAACAACCCAGATCATGCAGCAAAACTTGTTCTAGGTCTAGGTTTAACAGATTCAATGGTTAAATTCCTAGCCGGCGACAAGAGTAGTGAGATCCTGAGAAAAGTTAAAGAGATTCAAAAGAAGATCTCTGAAAGCGTAGAAGGAGAGAAGAAGGTAGAGAAGACTGAAGAACCTAGGAAAGAGAAGGCTGAGAAAAAACCTTCTACAACACAACCTTCAGGTTTGGATAGATGGTGGAAGAAGTAG
- a CDS encoding THUMP domain-containing protein yields MVEEVEVELKECPQALATTYVGKEDRGVRELKDILFPLDPAVKVEKSGFRDVILIYTKISSKDLKDLIFRRKPSSVARLVVVDLCIHLRSKDDIIRVIEESIKLFSQKCRGSRFYVDCIRRGRFVESCHSIESSIGREVALRGLGSVNYKNPECVIKIEVVERIVMIALMKPYEDRLRRNMILFLL; encoded by the coding sequence ATGGTGGAAGAAGTAGAAGTAGAATTGAAAGAATGTCCTCAGGCTCTTGCCACAACCTATGTAGGAAAAGAAGATAGAGGAGTTAGAGAGCTTAAGGATATTTTATTCCCTTTAGATCCTGCTGTCAAGGTTGAGAAATCAGGATTCAGAGATGTTATTCTTATATATACAAAGATCTCTTCAAAAGATCTGAAGGATCTGATCTTTAGAAGAAAACCATCCTCCGTAGCACGTCTGGTAGTAGTAGATCTGTGTATTCATCTTAGAAGTAAAGATGATATTATAAGAGTTATTGAAGAAAGTATCAAGCTATTTAGCCAGAAGTGTAGAGGTTCTAGATTCTATGTGGATTGTATTAGAAGAGGAAGGTTTGTAGAAAGCTGTCATAGTATCGAGTCTAGTATAGGTAGAGAGGTAGCTTTGAGAGGTCTTGGCTCTGTAAACTATAAGAATCCTGAGTGTGTTATCAAGATCGAGGTCGTGGAAAGAATTGTTATGATAGCATTGATGAAGCCTTACGAGGATCGTTTGAGAAGAAACATGATTCTATTTTTATTATAA
- a CDS encoding ORC1-type DNA replication protein, which produces MSEDPKRIIEEILSRPSVFLRKEVLYPEYIPRMLPHREKQIKQLAEYFREMLSSPGVSSIKVLVIGGVGTGKTVTTRVFGKEFRELASRKGIDLRYVHINCHRSRTLYEILTEIIKELNAPIPTRGFSSRELLKYLHEYLERFGLYVLIALDEFNYFVETSGSDAVYFLMRIYDEFPQWSKRLSYILISRDYSVLYKLDSATYGYVIKNIVKFTPYKALELRDILANRRDEAFHRGTVSDDIIRYIAELEGFDTGGSGNARAAIETLLLAGEAADQENSSTVNIDHVRKARSYVSHDIVMVSEALQYLNLHELLILKAVIEVLNRESSPYVPISRVEDEYRRISILYSQEPRKHTQVYEYILNLKRMGVIDTKPSGRGRRGRTTMIGIGTAPLKPLSDKVDELLDKLLASEARGSSNQVS; this is translated from the coding sequence GTGTCAGAAGATCCTAAGAGGATTATTGAGGAGATCCTGTCAAGACCTAGTGTGTTCTTGAGAAAAGAAGTTCTCTATCCCGAGTACATCCCTCGAATGCTTCCTCATAGAGAGAAGCAGATAAAACAATTAGCAGAGTATTTTCGCGAAATGTTATCAAGTCCTGGTGTTTCGAGTATTAAAGTTCTGGTAATAGGAGGTGTTGGAACTGGAAAGACTGTGACAACAAGGGTTTTCGGGAAAGAGTTTAGAGAACTAGCTTCTAGAAAAGGTATTGATCTCAGATATGTGCATATCAATTGTCATAGAAGCAGAACTCTATACGAGATACTCACAGAAATTATTAAAGAACTGAATGCTCCAATACCTACTAGAGGATTCTCTTCTAGAGAACTTCTTAAGTATCTTCATGAATATCTAGAGAGATTCGGCCTATACGTTCTGATCGCGCTAGATGAGTTTAATTACTTTGTTGAGACATCAGGATCTGATGCTGTATATTTTCTCATGAGAATCTACGATGAATTTCCTCAGTGGTCTAAAAGACTCAGCTATATACTTATATCTAGAGACTACTCAGTTTTATACAAGCTAGATTCCGCCACCTATGGATATGTGATAAAGAACATAGTAAAATTCACACCTTATAAGGCTTTAGAGCTTAGAGATATACTTGCTAATAGAAGAGATGAAGCTTTTCATAGAGGTACGGTTAGTGATGATATTATAAGATACATAGCTGAGCTTGAAGGTTTTGATACCGGTGGAAGTGGTAATGCTAGAGCTGCTATAGAAACTCTACTACTAGCTGGTGAAGCTGCTGATCAGGAGAATTCATCCACTGTTAACATAGATCATGTGAGAAAAGCTAGAAGCTATGTCAGCCATGATATAGTGATGGTTTCTGAAGCTCTTCAATATCTCAATCTTCACGAATTACTTATTCTAAAAGCTGTGATCGAGGTTTTAAATAGAGAGAGTTCTCCCTATGTTCCTATAAGCAGAGTAGAAGATGAATATAGAAGAATATCAATCCTATACTCTCAGGAGCCTCGGAAGCATACTCAGGTATATGAGTATATTCTCAATCTAAAGAGAATGGGAGTTATCGATACAAAACCTAGTGGGAGAGGTAGAAGAGGTAGAACTACAATGATAGGTATTGGAACAGCTCCTCTAAAACCTCTCTCGGATAAGGTAGATGAGCTTCTTGACAAGCTTCTCGCATCAGAAGCTAGAGGAAGTTCTAATCAAGTGAGCTGA
- a CDS encoding winged helix-turn-helix domain-containing protein: MKSKDSLDHIFRSPGRYRVLRYLLIKGGSNITRISRELNMPHTLVRRYLEEMKEIGVVEEVRLGRSRYFMPVWSDVRVRLIKELIDTERGDMS; encoded by the coding sequence ATGAAATCTAAAGACTCATTGGATCACATATTCAGATCTCCTGGAAGATATAGAGTGCTACGTTATCTTCTAATAAAGGGTGGAAGTAATATCACTAGAATCTCTAGAGAGCTCAACATGCCTCATACACTGGTCAGAAGATATCTTGAGGAAATGAAAGAAATAGGAGTCGTGGAGGAGGTGAGGCTGGGAAGGTCTAGATATTTTATGCCTGTATGGAGTGATGTGAGGGTGAGACTTATAAAAGAACTTATAGACACAGAAAGAGGAGACATGTCATGA
- the moaC gene encoding cyclic pyranopterin monophosphate synthase MoaC codes for MSMIDVTFKDYTYREAIASGRIRLRRETIKKILERSIEKGDVIEIARVAGVLAAKKTPDIIPLTHPIPLTSVSLDFTIGEDYIEVRSRVTALYKTGVEIEALVAVATALITIWDMVKKYEKDSTGNYPETYIELLRVEEKIKRDIDM; via the coding sequence ATGAGCATGATCGATGTAACTTTCAAGGATTACACCTATAGAGAAGCTATAGCGTCTGGCAGGATCAGGCTTAGAAGAGAAACTATTAAAAAGATCCTTGAGAGATCAATCGAGAAAGGAGATGTGATCGAGATAGCTAGAGTTGCAGGGGTTCTAGCCGCGAAGAAAACACCAGATATAATACCCCTCACCCATCCAATACCGCTTACATCAGTCTCGCTTGACTTCACCATAGGCGAGGATTATATAGAAGTTAGAAGTAGAGTGACAGCCCTCTACAAGACAGGTGTTGAGATAGAAGCTCTAGTCGCGGTAGCGACAGCACTTATAACTATATGGGATATGGTTAAGAAGTATGAGAAAGATTCTACTGGAAATTATCCTGAGACTTATATAGAGCTTCTCAGAGTCGAAGAAAAGATTAAGAGAGATATAGATATGTGA
- a CDS encoding CoA pyrophosphatase: protein MIIDPRILLEIYELLDENSCGDRDYDAAVALIYNPTSKKILLIERREIEGDPWSGHIAFPGGRRESHDRSSFLTSLRELEEEIKIDRSKLIHLGSMKIHVTRGSVRVAPHIYIYTSNDENIEWSSNEVKTARWVPIEDIREIECPSGYKPRCFRTSYFGKIVWGLTGRILGEFLGKIKTAEDLAR from the coding sequence ATGATAATAGATCCTAGGATTCTCTTAGAAATCTACGAGCTTTTAGACGAAAACTCTTGTGGCGATAGAGATTACGATGCTGCTGTAGCCCTAATATATAATCCAACTAGTAAGAAGATCCTTCTTATAGAGAGAAGGGAAATAGAAGGAGATCCTTGGTCAGGACATATAGCTTTTCCCGGAGGAAGAAGAGAATCTCATGATAGAAGTAGCTTTCTAACAAGTCTTCGAGAATTAGAAGAAGAGATTAAGATCGATAGAAGCAAGCTTATACATTTAGGAAGTATGAAAATACACGTTACACGAGGTTCTGTAAGAGTAGCTCCTCACATATACATATACACATCTAACGATGAGAATATTGAGTGGAGTTCGAACGAGGTTAAAACGGCGAGATGGGTTCCTATAGAGGATATAAGAGAGATAGAATGCCCTTCTGGTTATAAGCCGAGATGTTTTAGAACATCTTATTTCGGAAAAATAGTCTGGGGTCTGACAGGAAGAATATTAGGAGAGTTTCTAGGAAAAATAAAGACAGCAGAGGATCTCGCTCGCTAA
- the thiM gene encoding hydroxyethylthiazole kinase yields the protein MIDLDLFLKDLEKIRERKPMIHHIMNFVIMNDAANVTLAIGAAPIMAHAIEELEDLVSVADSIYINIGTLDSIWIESMIHLARLAGKYNKPLLLDPVGAGATRLRTETALKILQTGYVSILKGNAGEMLSLAGLGGMVKGVESIAESGLEAVEILSSRYGVTAVATGRIDYVSNGKNILEVRGGSEMFRHISGSGCMVGSVISSFSAVEKDHLLASLEGLVAFKRAGEIAEMRSGRNPASFKVELINSLYSIQNFISEEIMRRMINRIR from the coding sequence ATGATTGATCTTGATCTTTTTCTAAAAGATCTTGAGAAAATAAGAGAGAGAAAGCCTATGATTCATCATATAATGAATTTCGTGATAATGAATGATGCAGCAAACGTGACCTTAGCCATAGGAGCTGCACCTATAATGGCTCATGCAATAGAGGAATTGGAAGATCTGGTGTCTGTAGCTGATTCTATATATATCAATATAGGAACTCTCGATTCTATATGGATCGAATCCATGATTCATCTTGCAAGACTTGCAGGAAAGTATAACAAGCCTCTGCTACTAGATCCTGTGGGTGCTGGTGCTACGAGGCTTAGGACAGAGACAGCTTTAAAAATACTTCAAACAGGCTATGTATCTATACTCAAGGGTAATGCAGGTGAAATGCTCTCTCTAGCAGGTTTAGGAGGCATGGTTAAAGGCGTTGAATCTATTGCAGAAAGCGGTTTAGAAGCTGTAGAGATACTATCATCGAGATATGGTGTTACAGCTGTTGCAACAGGCAGGATAGACTATGTTTCTAATGGGAAAAATATTTTAGAGGTCAGAGGAGGTTCTGAGATGTTCAGACATATATCAGGTTCTGGATGTATGGTTGGTTCTGTCATATCATCTTTCTCCGCTGTCGAGAAAGACCATCTCTTAGCATCATTAGAAGGCTTGGTAGCATTTAAAAGAGCTGGAGAGATTGCTGAGATGAGAAGCGGGAGGAATCCAGCGTCTTTCAAGGTGGAGCTTATAAACTCTCTGTATAGCATACAGAATTTTATCTCGGAAGAAATTATGAGAAGAATGATCAATAGAATTAGATAG
- a CDS encoding M20/M25/M40 family metallo-hydrolase, with product MRGIKDILKDLIKLKCINDPETGLKPSKECVEGFREILHENNFDYEEIVSNGFHSFLLVRRRGNPVIMLMAHYDVVPPGPSWSRDPFEPVEESGRLYGRGSIDDLSNVAAMIRIGGRIDDLIDGSSGSVIICLTGDEEIGGSNGALVVRDKLIREGLKPDYLINGDGGGLAVINKRRSSFRIIIRVRSLRTKIRGRKFLARYELRSMYRHSAYFLPGADVHPLIALARDIDSRGFYISSLRGSFVKSNILPEYVEIEAVSEEGSEEIEVDINLTKLLLSLIPLTRGLVEPDFPSLYGVTVTPNIYRFDGEYHVIEIDLRAPLKDAGREKISRYLSEILREYLPEASYEIYGGGGYLYTPMSSRIIEKSIKILRRLGIKPSIVERAGASDSRYFSPLGVEAIDFGPVGGNVHGPDEYVEVWSLEPLERFYEELLKELLSS from the coding sequence GTGAGAGGTATAAAGGATATTCTAAAGGATCTTATAAAACTTAAATGTATAAACGATCCTGAGACTGGTTTAAAACCTTCTAAAGAATGTGTAGAAGGTTTTAGAGAGATCCTTCATGAGAACAATTTTGACTATGAAGAGATAGTTTCTAACGGATTTCACAGCTTCCTGCTTGTGAGAAGAAGAGGAAATCCTGTGATAATGCTTATGGCTCACTACGATGTGGTACCTCCAGGTCCTTCGTGGAGCAGAGATCCTTTTGAACCGGTTGAGGAAAGTGGAAGACTTTATGGAAGAGGTTCTATAGATGATCTGTCTAATGTAGCTGCTATGATAAGAATCGGTGGTAGGATTGATGATCTAATTGATGGGAGTAGTGGTAGCGTTATAATATGTTTGACAGGAGATGAGGAAATAGGAGGATCTAATGGAGCTCTTGTTGTGAGAGATAAGCTGATTAGAGAAGGACTTAAACCAGATTACCTTATAAACGGCGATGGAGGAGGGCTGGCCGTGATCAATAAAAGAAGAAGTAGCTTCAGAATTATTATTAGAGTCAGATCTTTGAGAACAAAGATTAGAGGTAGGAAGTTCCTGGCAAGATATGAGCTGAGAAGTATGTATAGACATTCAGCATACTTCTTACCAGGAGCTGACGTTCATCCTCTAATAGCTCTAGCTAGAGATATAGATTCAAGAGGTTTCTATATTTCAAGTCTTAGAGGCTCCTTCGTAAAAAGTAATATACTTCCAGAGTACGTTGAGATAGAAGCGGTATCGGAGGAGGGATCTGAAGAAATCGAAGTGGATATTAATCTTACAAAACTTCTACTCTCGCTAATACCACTGACCAGAGGCTTGGTGGAGCCTGATTTCCCAAGTCTCTATGGAGTTACAGTGACTCCCAATATCTATAGATTTGATGGAGAGTATCACGTGATTGAAATAGATCTGAGGGCACCTCTGAAGGATGCTGGGAGAGAGAAGATAAGCAGATATCTATCAGAGATCCTTAGAGAATACCTGCCAGAAGCTTCATACGAGATCTATGGAGGAGGAGGTTATCTCTATACTCCTATGAGTTCTAGAATCATAGAGAAATCTATTAAGATCCTGAGGAGATTAGGGATCAAACCTTCTATCGTTGAAAGAGCTGGAGCTAGTGATTCAAGATATTTCTCTCCATTAGGAGTAGAGGCGATTGACTTCGGTCCCGTAGGAGGAAACGTTCATGGCCCTGATGAGTATGTGGAGGTGTGGAGTTTAGAACCTCTTGAAAGATTCTATGAAGAGCTTTTAAAAGAGCTTCTAAGCTCTTAA
- the metG gene encoding methionine--tRNA ligase subunit beta — translation MSGESEIDIEFFRKLDLRIGVVKQAERIQGTGLLRLIVDLGDLGERQIIAGIAEIYQPEKLIGRKVVVVANLKPKKIRGFMSQGMILAAGCEEGAKPSLLSPDPLVEVKPGSKVC, via the coding sequence ATGTCTGGAGAGTCTGAGATCGATATAGAATTCTTCAGGAAATTAGATCTTAGGATAGGCGTTGTTAAGCAAGCTGAGAGGATCCAGGGAACAGGACTTCTTAGATTGATAGTAGATCTAGGAGATCTAGGAGAGAGACAAATTATAGCAGGAATAGCTGAGATCTATCAGCCTGAGAAACTTATAGGTAGAAAAGTTGTTGTCGTGGCAAATCTAAAACCTAAAAAGATCAGGGGATTCATGAGTCAGGGTATGATCCTTGCTGCAGGATGTGAAGAAGGGGCTAAACCATCTCTTCTATCTCCAGATCCTCTTGTAGAGGTTAAACCTGGTTCGAAAGTTTGCTAA
- the rrp42 gene encoding exosome complex protein Rrp42: MSMTPTNLPIIPKIRKNAILTLLSKGTRIDERGFEDHRNISFRTGLIPNANGSAYLELGETKVLVGVKIEIGSPFPDTPEEGNLIVNAEFLPLASPVFEPGPPDERAVELARVIDRSLRDGRAIDLSKLVIIPGRKVWNLFIDIYIVDYDGNVVDASSLATLLALMTAGVPKVSVDQSTGEISYSKKEFEPLPIQRRVVTSTIAKITDENTGARYYLSDPSLEEEMISDTLVTIAYSEDGRIVGMQKNGIQSIHQDDIGRIITQARRLSERYFTRLKELLEVAGKEERGSISTSQ; this comes from the coding sequence ATGTCTATGACTCCTACTAATCTGCCTATAATTCCTAAGATTAGGAAGAACGCTATACTCACGCTACTTAGTAAGGGTACCAGAATAGATGAGAGAGGTTTTGAAGATCATAGGAACATAAGTTTTAGAACAGGTTTAATACCCAACGCTAACGGATCAGCTTATCTAGAGCTTGGAGAAACCAAGGTGCTTGTAGGAGTGAAAATAGAGATAGGCTCACCTTTTCCAGACACGCCTGAGGAGGGTAATCTTATAGTAAACGCGGAGTTTCTACCTCTAGCATCACCAGTATTTGAGCCAGGACCTCCTGATGAGAGAGCTGTAGAGCTAGCAAGGGTCATAGATAGATCTCTTAGAGATGGGAGGGCTATTGATCTGAGTAAACTGGTTATCATTCCTGGAAGAAAGGTTTGGAATCTCTTCATAGACATCTACATCGTAGACTACGACGGAAATGTAGTAGACGCATCATCTCTAGCAACACTACTAGCTCTGATGACAGCAGGTGTGCCTAAGGTGAGTGTAGACCAGTCAACCGGAGAGATCTCATATTCTAAGAAGGAGTTCGAACCTCTCCCAATACAGAGAAGAGTTGTGACATCTACAATAGCTAAGATAACAGATGAGAATACAGGTGCGAGATACTATCTCTCAGATCCCTCCCTTGAAGAGGAGATGATCTCAGACACTCTAGTGACCATAGCTTATTCTGAAGACGGAAGAATTGTAGGAATGCAGAAAAACGGTATTCAGTCTATTCATCAGGATGACATAGGAAGAATCATAACTCAGGCTAGAAGACTTTCGGAGAGGTACTTCACAAGATTAAAAGAATTGCTAGAGGTAGCAGGAAAAGAGGAGAGAGGATCTATCTCAACATCTCAATAG
- the rrp41 gene encoding exosome complex exonuclease Rrp41: MGTLKADLKLISEEGIRTDGRKPNQLRPIRMEVGVLKNADGSAYVEYGNTKIIAAVYGPRDPGTKHILLPNRAAIRCRYHMAPFSTHDRKSPAPTRREIELSKVIREALEPAVIVESFPRTVIDIFIEVINADGGTRTAGVTAAALALADAGIPMRDLVAGVAVGKVQGVLVLDENELEDMYGEADMPVAMMPTLREITLLQLNGVLTEEEFYKALEMAIEGINQIYRMQKEALKKKYLESVEVE, encoded by the coding sequence GTGGGTACTCTCAAGGCGGATCTCAAACTGATAAGTGAAGAAGGAATCAGAACAGATGGAAGAAAACCCAACCAGCTTAGACCAATTAGAATGGAGGTTGGAGTTCTTAAGAATGCTGATGGCTCCGCATATGTTGAGTATGGCAATACCAAGATTATTGCAGCAGTATACGGCCCTAGAGATCCTGGTACAAAGCATATACTTCTCCCTAATAGAGCTGCTATAAGATGCAGATATCATATGGCTCCATTCTCAACTCATGATAGGAAAAGTCCTGCTCCTACTAGAAGAGAGATCGAGCTTTCTAAAGTTATAAGAGAAGCTTTAGAACCTGCTGTAATAGTTGAGAGTTTTCCGAGAACAGTGATCGATATCTTTATAGAGGTTATAAATGCTGATGGGGGGACGAGGACTGCAGGAGTGACTGCTGCAGCATTAGCACTAGCTGATGCGGGGATTCCTATGAGAGATCTCGTGGCTGGTGTTGCTGTGGGGAAGGTTCAGGGAGTTCTTGTTCTAGATGAGAATGAATTAGAAGATATGTATGGAGAAGCTGATATGCCTGTTGCTATGATGCCTACACTCAGAGAGATTACACTACTCCAGCTTAACGGTGTGCTTACCGAGGAGGAGTTTTATAAGGCTCTGGAAATGGCTATAGAAGGTATTAATCAGATCTATAGAATGCAGAAAGAAGCTTTGAAGAAGAAGTATCTAGAAAGCGTGGAGGTGGAGTAG